The nucleotide sequence GGCTGGCGGAGGAGGCGGCGCTGGAGAAGGTCAGCGTTGAGGCCGCGCTGCGCCTTGGCCCGGACCGGCCCCGCTACGCCCTGAAATGGCCGAACGACGTACTCGCCGGCGGCAGGAAGCTCGTCGGCATTGGCCTTGAGGCCGAAGCCGTCGGCGACCGCCTCGCAGTGGTCGTCGGCATCGGCACCAACGTGGTTGCTGCGCCCGAGGGCACACCCACCCCGGCGGTGTCCCTGGCCGCGCTCGGCGTGCAGATCAGCGCTGAGGAACTGTTCGCCGCGCTGTCGGACGCCTGGGTGGAGTTCCGCGACATCTGGGACAATGGTCGCGGCTTTGCCGAGATCCGCCGCCTTTGGCTGGAGCGCGCCGCCGGCCTCGGCGAGAAGGTCGCGATCCACACGGGAACGATGACGCTCGAAGGCGTCTTTGACACGATCGACGATACCGGCTGCCTGATCGTTCGCACCGCGGAGGGCCGGCGCGTGCCCGTGGCCGCGGGCGAGGTGTTCTTCGGCGCGGCCGCCTCCGTGGGAGCTGCCTGATGGCGAGGCCCGACGAACTCGTATTTGCGCCGCTCGGCGGCGTCGGCGAGATCGGCATGAACCTGTCGATCTACGGGCTTGGCAACCGCCACCAGCGTGCCTGGCTCGCGATCGATCTCGGCGTGTCCTTCGGCGACGAGGAGCACCTGCCGGGCATCGACCTGATCATGCCTGACGTCAGCTTCCTGGAGAAGGAGCGCAAGAACCTGATGGGCCTGGTCCTGACCCATGCCCATGAGGACCATTTCGGCGCGATCATCGATCTCTGGCCGAAGCTGCAATGCCCGATCTACGCGACGCAGTTCAGCGCGGCGCTGTTCGAGGCCAAATGCGCGGCCGAGCGCAATCCGCCCAAAATCCCGGTGACCGTGGTGCCGTCCGGCGGCCGCGTCGACATCGGCCCATTCAACGTCGAGTTCATCCCAGTCGCGCACTCGATCCCGGAATCGCACGCGCTGGCGATCCACACCGAAGCCGGCACGGTGCTGCACACCGGCGACTGGAAGATCGACCCGACCCCGATCATCGGTCGCCCCACGGACGAGCGGCGGCTGCGCGAGCTGGGCGAAGAGGGGGTGCTTGCCCTGATCGGCGATTCCACCAATGCGGTGCGCGACGGCCGCTCGCCCTCGGAAGCCGAGGTCGCCAAGACCATCATCGAGCTGGTCAAGGCCGCCAAGGGCCGCGTCGCCGTGACGACGTTCGCCTCCAACGTCGCGCGCATCAAGGCCGTGGCCGATGCGGCGAAGGCCGCCGACCGCGAGGTCGTCGTGGTCGGCCGCGCCATGGACCGTGTGGTGCAGGTCGCGCGCGAGACCGGCTATCTCGACGGCGTGCAGAATTTCCGCTCGCCGGAGGTCTACGGCCATCTCCCGCAGGACAAGGTGCTGGCGCTGTGCACCGGCAGCCAGGGCGAACCCCGCGCGGCGCTGGCGCGTATCGCCAATGACGACCACCCCGAGATCACGCTCAACCGCGGCGACAGCGTGATCTTCTCCTCGCGCACCATTCCCGGCAACGAGAAGGCGGTCGGCTCGATCGTCAACAACCTGGTCCTGCAGGGCGTCGAAATCATCACCGATCGCGACCATCTGGTTCACGTCTCCGGCCATCCCCGTCGCGACGAGTTGCGTGACCTGATCGCCTGGACCAAGCCGAAGCTCCTGGTCCCCGTCCATGGCGAGGCCCTGCATCTGCACGAGCACGCCAAGCTCGCCCGCGCCGCCGGCGTGCCCCGCGTGCTGGTCTGCCGCAACGGCGATCTGGTGAAGCTCGGTCCCGGCGACCCCGGCATCGTCGGCGAGGTGCCGGCGGGGCGGCTCTACAAGGATGGGACGATCCTGGAGGACTCCAAGTCGCGTGCGGTGGTCGAGCGGCGCCGGATGGCGTTTTCCGGTTGCGCCTTCGTCGCCATCGCCATGACCGAGCAGGGCGAGCTTGCCGACGACCCCGAGGTTGATCTCGTCGGCATCCCCGAGAAGAATAAAGCGGGCGAGCTCTTCGACGACCTCGTCTTCGACGCCGTCGTGTCGACAATCGAAGGCCTGCCCAAGTCGCGCCGCCGCGATCCCGATGCTCTGGCTGAGTCGGTGCGGCGCGCGGTGCGGGCGGTGATCAACGAACACTGGGGCAAAAAGCCCCCCTGTCTGGTACATGTGCTGACAGTCTAATTTAAGCATGATCCTTTCGGAAAACCGCTTCATACTTTTCCGGATCATGCTCGAAGGGAGAGAACCATGCTGGGCCGGCTCAACCATGTCGCGATCGCGACCAAGGATGCCGCCAAGGCGGCCAAGATCTACGGCGCGGCGTTCGGAGCGCGGATCTCGGAGGCCGTCGCCTTGCCCGAGCATGGCGTGACCACCGTTTTCGTGACGTTGCCCAACACCAAGATCGAGTTTATCGAGCCCTATGGCGAGGCTTCGCCGATCGCAAAGTTCCTCGAGCGCAATGCCGACGGCGGCATCCACCACGTCTGCTACGAGGTCGTCGACATCATTGCCTCGCGCGATTTGCTGGTGAAGGAGGGCGCGCGGGTACTCGGCGACGGCGTGCCGAAAATCGGCGCCCACGGCAAGCCGGTGCTATTCCTGCACCCGAAGGATTTTTCCGGGGCGCTCGTCGAGATCGAGCAGGCATAAAGGCCGGGCCATGGCCTACCAGATATCAACCGCGCTCGCGATCTACTTTGTCATCTGGTGGATCGCGCTGTTCTTGACGCTGCCCTTCGGCGTGCGCAGCCAGCATGAGGACGGCGGTGGCGCTCCCGGCACCGATCCCGGGGCGCCGATCCTGGCGCGGATGGGGCGCAAGCTGATCTGGACCACGATCATCTCCGCCGTTGTATTCGCGATCGGCATGGCCGCCTACCACGCCGGATATTTGTCGATCGAGCGATTGTCGAAATTGATGGGAACGCCGTTCTAGAATTTCCTTGAAGCGGCGCTGATTGGGGGGACAAATGGCTTTTCAGCGGATCGTCATTGCGCTTCTGGTGCTGATCGTCGCAGGGCTCGGTGCTATCGGCTATGTCGAGTGGAAGACGGCCGTGCAGACCCGGACGTTGAAGGCGTTCGTCGAGGGCTACGTCTTCAACGAGGCGGTCATGGCTTGCGAGCGGGCGCAGAGCTCGACGCCGTTCAAATGGAACGGGGGCAAGAGCACCTCGGTCATCGGGCTGAACTCGGTCAAAACGGACAAATACAACGTCAGTGCCAGCTACACGCTGGTGGCGGACAGCGTCTATTGCGATTACGATCCGATCAAAAGAAAGGCCGAGATCGGCTCGAGCTTCCTGGAGCGGGAGTAACGATCCGGCCATGACAAGCATGGGATGGGATCGTCATGACCGAGCAGCGGGCAGGGGGCTATCGGATTCTGCATGAGGCGGCCTTGCGGGATTATCTCGCAGGCCTGCCGGACCTGGCCGCGGCCCTCGGCGGCCAGCCGGCTTCCTGGTCGATTCTTGAGGTCGGCGACGGCAATCTTAACCTCGTCTTCATCGTGAAGGGCACGCGCGGCGGCATCGCCGTGAAGCAGGCGCTGCCTTACGTCCGCCTCGTCGGCGAGAGCTGGCCGCTGCCGCTGTCGCGGGCCCATTACGAATATCTGGCGCTGTCGCGGCAGGCCCAGCTCGCACCAGGCCTCGTGCCGGCATTGCTGCATCACAACGAGGCGCTGGCGCTGACGGTGATGGAGCTGTTGGAGCCCCACATCATCATGCGCAAGGGGCTGGTCGTGGCAACGCAATATCTACGCTTCGCCAGTGACATCACCACCTTCATGGCGCGGACGCTGTTCTTCAGCTCCGACCTCGCGCTCCCGGCCGCGGACAAGAAGGAGGGCATCGCCGCCTTCGCCGGCAATCACGCGCTGTGCAAGATCACTGAGGACTTGATCTTCACCGATCCCTATCGCGTCGCCGAGCAGAACCGCTGGACCACGCCTTACCTTGATTCCACGGCGGCGAGCCTGCGCGAGGACATGGACCTGCATGTCGCGATCTCGCGGCTGAAGCTGAAGTTCATGGCGAGCCCGGAGGCGCTGATCCATGGCGACCTCCACACCGGCTCGATCATGGTGACGGACCGCGAGACGCGGGTGATCGATCCCGAATTCGCGTTCTACGGTCCGATGGGGTTCGACGTCGGCGCCGTGCTCGCCAATCTGCTGATGGCCTATTTCGCTTCCGCCGGCCACGAGCGTACGCCGGGTGAACGGCGCGCCTTCGAGGGCTGGATACTCGAGACGGTTGAGCAGGTCTGGAGTGAGTTCGCGCGCAAATTCCTCGACCTGTGGCGGACCGAGGCCGCTGGCGATGCCTATCCCGCTTCGCTCTTTGCCGGCGAAAGGGGCGCCGCGTGCCTGGAGATCGAGCGGCAAGCCTACATGCAGCGTCTTTTCGCCGACACGGTCGGCTTTGCCGCCGCAAAGACCATCCGCCGCATCTTCGGCCTCGCCCATAACATCGATTTCGAGCTGATCGAGGATCCACGCAAGCGGGCGATCAGCGAAGCCCGAGCCGTGCGCCTCGCGCGGGCGATGATGGTGGAAACAGGATCATTTCCGACGATCGCGGACATCACCGGCGCAGCGCGAAAACTGCGCGACTGGCAGCCGGAATTCGCGAACGGCTAGGCCGTGTACTCGTAAATCGGCGGCTTGGCTCAGGCACGTCTGGTGCGCGCGG is from Bradyrhizobium sp. ISRA430 and encodes:
- the mce gene encoding methylmalonyl-CoA epimerase — its product is MLGRLNHVAIATKDAAKAAKIYGAAFGARISEAVALPEHGVTTVFVTLPNTKIEFIEPYGEASPIAKFLERNADGGIHHVCYEVVDIIASRDLLVKEGARVLGDGVPKIGAHGKPVLFLHPKDFSGALVEIEQA
- a CDS encoding biotin--[acetyl-CoA-carboxylase] ligase is translated as MGFALGPRASSAGYRLAAFDQIGSTNTEALERARAGERGPIWFVTSEQTAGRGRRQRAWIAPRGNLAASILEVMDVAPAVAATLGFAAGLAEEAALEKVSVEAALRLGPDRPRYALKWPNDVLAGGRKLVGIGLEAEAVGDRLAVVVGIGTNVVAAPEGTPTPAVSLAALGVQISAEELFAALSDAWVEFRDIWDNGRGFAEIRRLWLERAAGLGEKVAIHTGTMTLEGVFDTIDDTGCLIVRTAEGRRVPVAAGEVFFGAAASVGAA
- a CDS encoding ribonuclease J encodes the protein MARPDELVFAPLGGVGEIGMNLSIYGLGNRHQRAWLAIDLGVSFGDEEHLPGIDLIMPDVSFLEKERKNLMGLVLTHAHEDHFGAIIDLWPKLQCPIYATQFSAALFEAKCAAERNPPKIPVTVVPSGGRVDIGPFNVEFIPVAHSIPESHALAIHTEAGTVLHTGDWKIDPTPIIGRPTDERRLRELGEEGVLALIGDSTNAVRDGRSPSEAEVAKTIIELVKAAKGRVAVTTFASNVARIKAVADAAKAADREVVVVGRAMDRVVQVARETGYLDGVQNFRSPEVYGHLPQDKVLALCTGSQGEPRAALARIANDDHPEITLNRGDSVIFSSRTIPGNEKAVGSIVNNLVLQGVEIITDRDHLVHVSGHPRRDELRDLIAWTKPKLLVPVHGEALHLHEHAKLARAAGVPRVLVCRNGDLVKLGPGDPGIVGEVPAGRLYKDGTILEDSKSRAVVERRRMAFSGCAFVAIAMTEQGELADDPEVDLVGIPEKNKAGELFDDLVFDAVVSTIEGLPKSRRRDPDALAESVRRAVRAVINEHWGKKPPCLVHVLTV
- a CDS encoding DUF1467 family protein — its product is MAYQISTALAIYFVIWWIALFLTLPFGVRSQHEDGGGAPGTDPGAPILARMGRKLIWTTIISAVVFAIGMAAYHAGYLSIERLSKLMGTPF
- the mtnK gene encoding S-methyl-5-thioribose kinase, translated to MTEQRAGGYRILHEAALRDYLAGLPDLAAALGGQPASWSILEVGDGNLNLVFIVKGTRGGIAVKQALPYVRLVGESWPLPLSRAHYEYLALSRQAQLAPGLVPALLHHNEALALTVMELLEPHIIMRKGLVVATQYLRFASDITTFMARTLFFSSDLALPAADKKEGIAAFAGNHALCKITEDLIFTDPYRVAEQNRWTTPYLDSTAASLREDMDLHVAISRLKLKFMASPEALIHGDLHTGSIMVTDRETRVIDPEFAFYGPMGFDVGAVLANLLMAYFASAGHERTPGERRAFEGWILETVEQVWSEFARKFLDLWRTEAAGDAYPASLFAGERGAACLEIERQAYMQRLFADTVGFAAAKTIRRIFGLAHNIDFELIEDPRKRAISEARAVRLARAMMVETGSFPTIADITGAARKLRDWQPEFANG